In the Pseudomonas sp. TH06 genome, one interval contains:
- a CDS encoding succinylglutamate desuccinylase/aspartoacylase family protein produces the protein MRHQIHDLLAPLPGTARQIHSFHFGPEQAKGKVYIQSSLHADELPGMLVAWHLKQRLTELEAAGRLRSEIVLVPVANPVGLEQVLMDVPLGRYELESGQNFNRWFVDLSEEIGNAIEGKLKDDPQHNLELIRSHLRDALARQTASTQLQSQRLTLQRLACDADLVLDLHCDFESVVHLYTTPEAWPQVEPLARYIEAQASLLATDSGGQSFDECFTLLWWQLKERFGEHFEIPLGSFSVTVELRGQGDVTHPMASRDCQALIDYLIQSDAIVGETKPQPPLPFPATPLAGVEPVTTPVGGLLVYTATAGQYLEAGQQIAEIIDPINDRVTPIHCTSAGVMYARSLRRMATAGMVIAHVAGAEAYRSGYLLSP, from the coding sequence ATGCGACACCAGATCCATGACCTGCTGGCCCCGCTGCCCGGGACCGCACGACAGATCCACAGCTTCCACTTCGGCCCGGAGCAGGCCAAGGGCAAGGTCTACATTCAGTCTTCGCTGCATGCCGATGAACTGCCCGGCATGCTCGTCGCCTGGCACCTCAAGCAGCGCCTGACGGAGCTGGAAGCCGCCGGGCGCCTGCGCAGCGAAATCGTGCTGGTGCCAGTGGCCAACCCGGTCGGCCTCGAACAAGTGTTGATGGACGTGCCGCTGGGCCGTTACGAACTGGAGAGCGGACAAAACTTCAACCGCTGGTTCGTCGACCTCAGCGAGGAAATCGGCAATGCCATCGAGGGCAAGCTGAAGGACGATCCGCAGCACAACCTCGAACTGATCCGCAGCCATCTGCGCGACGCCCTCGCCCGCCAGACCGCCAGCACGCAACTGCAATCCCAGCGCCTGACCCTGCAACGGCTGGCCTGTGATGCGGACTTGGTGTTGGACCTGCATTGCGATTTCGAATCGGTGGTTCACCTTTACACTACGCCCGAAGCGTGGCCACAGGTCGAACCGCTGGCGCGTTATATCGAAGCGCAGGCCAGCCTGTTGGCCACCGATTCCGGTGGCCAGTCGTTCGATGAATGCTTCACCCTGCTGTGGTGGCAATTGAAGGAACGCTTCGGTGAACACTTCGAGATTCCGCTCGGCAGTTTCTCGGTGACCGTCGAGTTGCGCGGCCAAGGAGATGTCACGCATCCCATGGCCAGTCGTGATTGCCAGGCGCTGATCGACTACCTGATCCAGTCCGATGCGATCGTCGGCGAGACCAAACCGCAGCCACCGTTGCCGTTCCCGGCCACACCACTGGCCGGGGTCGAACCAGTGACGACGCCGGTTGGCGGCTTGCTGGTGTACACCGCCACAGCGGGACAATACCTGGAGGCCGGACAACAGATTGCCGAAATCATCGACCCGATCAACGACCGGGTTACCCCCATTCATTGCACCAGCGCCGGCGTGATGTACGCCCGTTCGCTACGGCGCATGGCCACGGCCGGCATGGTCATCGCCCACGTCGCGGGCGCTGAAGCCTATCGCAGCGGCTACCTACTTTCGCCTTGA
- a CDS encoding ligase-associated DNA damage response DEXH box helicase: MAKSSDLAKTWFSARGWKPFAFQKQVWAAVKRGESGLLHASTGAGKTYALWFAALNRFARAAPVVETSRKRKPVAEPLTVLWITPMRALAADTARALQTPVTDLQIPWSIGLRTGDTSSSERARQSRRLPTTLITTPESLTLLLARADAQTALATLRMIVVDEWHELLGNKRGVQLQLALARLRHWQPELIVWGVSATLGNQSHAEQVLIPQGGGVSVQGQNEKALAIDTLLPPTLERFPWAGHIGLKMLPQVVAELDVCASSLVFTNTRAQSEIWYQALLEARPDWAGLIALHHSSLSRDTRDWVEQALKDGLLKAVVCTSSLDLGVDFLPVERVLQIGSAKGVARLMQRAGRSGHAPGRTSRVTLVPTHSLEVIEAVAARDAVEQRRIEPRLSPQKPLDVLVQHLVSMALGGGFLPDELYEEVRGAWAYRDLTLADWAWALAFVRHGGMSLTAYPDYRRVEPDEHGIWRVPDARLARRHRMSIGTIVSDASIQLKFWSKGGGGKQLGSVEEGFIARLKPGDGFLFAGRLLELVRVENMTAYVKRSTAKKAAVPRWNGGRMPLSNELAQAVVTRFTAAAYAEFSGPEMQALRPLLETQARWSGLPTTNNLLVEVLKSREGWHLFLYPFAGRQVHLGLASLLAWRISQRQPVTFSIAVNDYGLELLSATPVDWSQQLDAELFSAEHLLRDVLASLNAGELALRRFREIARIAGLVFSGYPGAPKSTRQVQASSGLFFEVFKQYDADNLLLAQAGEEVLREELDIRRLEQTLEHINQMNLDVHQIKRPTPLGFPLLVERMRESMSSEKLADRIRRMVGDLEQSADKGRRA; the protein is encoded by the coding sequence ATGGCGAAATCCTCCGACCTCGCAAAAACCTGGTTCAGCGCTCGCGGCTGGAAGCCGTTCGCCTTTCAGAAACAGGTGTGGGCGGCGGTCAAACGCGGCGAATCCGGGCTGCTGCATGCCAGTACTGGCGCCGGTAAAACCTATGCGTTGTGGTTTGCGGCACTCAACCGCTTCGCCCGAGCCGCTCCCGTCGTTGAAACTTCACGCAAACGCAAACCGGTGGCTGAACCGCTGACCGTGTTGTGGATCACGCCGATGCGCGCCCTCGCCGCCGACACCGCACGCGCCCTGCAAACACCAGTGACGGACTTGCAGATCCCGTGGAGCATCGGCCTGCGCACCGGTGACACGAGCAGTAGCGAGCGTGCCCGGCAGAGCCGACGCCTGCCGACCACGCTGATCACTACCCCGGAAAGCCTGACCCTGCTGCTCGCCCGCGCCGACGCGCAAACGGCGCTGGCGACACTGCGCATGATCGTCGTTGATGAATGGCATGAATTGCTTGGCAACAAGCGCGGCGTACAGTTGCAACTGGCCCTCGCCCGTCTGCGTCACTGGCAACCCGAGCTGATTGTCTGGGGCGTGTCCGCCACACTCGGTAATCAATCCCACGCCGAACAGGTGCTGATCCCACAGGGCGGTGGCGTCAGCGTCCAGGGCCAGAACGAAAAAGCACTGGCGATCGACACTCTGCTCCCACCCACCCTCGAGCGTTTTCCGTGGGCCGGGCACATTGGTCTGAAAATGTTGCCGCAAGTGGTCGCCGAGCTGGACGTTTGCGCCAGCAGTCTGGTGTTCACCAACACCCGTGCGCAGTCGGAAATCTGGTATCAGGCACTGCTTGAAGCGCGGCCGGACTGGGCCGGATTGATCGCGCTGCATCACAGTTCTTTGTCGCGCGACACCCGCGACTGGGTTGAGCAGGCCTTGAAGGACGGGCTTTTGAAAGCGGTGGTGTGCACGTCCAGCCTTGATCTGGGGGTGGATTTCCTGCCGGTGGAACGCGTGCTGCAAATCGGTTCAGCCAAGGGCGTCGCCCGGTTGATGCAACGCGCCGGGCGTTCCGGGCATGCCCCGGGCCGCACCTCGCGGGTGACGCTGGTGCCAACCCACAGCCTTGAAGTGATCGAAGCCGTCGCCGCCCGTGATGCCGTGGAGCAGCGGCGCATCGAACCACGCCTGTCACCGCAAAAGCCGCTGGATGTGCTGGTGCAACATTTGGTCAGCATGGCGCTGGGCGGCGGATTTTTACCCGATGAGCTGTACGAAGAAGTCCGTGGCGCCTGGGCCTATCGTGACCTGACACTTGCCGATTGGGCGTGGGCGCTGGCTTTCGTACGCCATGGCGGGATGTCTCTGACGGCCTATCCGGATTACCGTCGAGTCGAACCCGACGAGCACGGCATCTGGCGCGTGCCCGATGCACGTCTGGCGCGACGGCATCGTATGAGCATCGGCACCATCGTCAGCGATGCGAGCATTCAGCTGAAATTCTGGAGCAAGGGCGGCGGTGGCAAGCAATTGGGCAGCGTCGAGGAAGGCTTTATTGCACGGCTCAAACCGGGCGATGGCTTTCTGTTCGCCGGGCGTTTGCTGGAACTGGTACGAGTGGAAAATATGACCGCTTACGTCAAACGCAGCACAGCAAAGAAAGCCGCCGTGCCGCGTTGGAATGGCGGGCGGATGCCGCTCTCCAATGAACTGGCGCAAGCAGTGGTGACGCGTTTCACTGCTGCCGCATACGCTGAGTTTTCCGGGCCGGAAATGCAGGCGTTACGCCCCTTGCTGGAGACTCAGGCGCGCTGGTCTGGTCTGCCCACGACCAACAATTTACTGGTCGAGGTGCTGAAATCCCGCGAAGGCTGGCACCTTTTCCTCTACCCGTTTGCCGGGCGTCAGGTGCATCTGGGGCTCGCCAGCCTGCTGGCGTGGCGTATCAGTCAGCGTCAGCCGGTGACATTCTCGATTGCGGTCAACGATTACGGTCTGGAGTTGCTCAGTGCCACCCCAGTGGATTGGTCGCAACAACTCGATGCCGAGCTGTTCAGTGCCGAGCACTTATTACGCGATGTCCTCGCCAGCCTCAACGCGGGCGAACTGGCCTTGCGGCGTTTCCGCGAGATCGCGCGGATTGCCGGGCTGGTGTTCTCTGGCTACCCCGGCGCGCCGAAAAGCACCCGTCAGGTACAGGCCTCCAGTGGCTTGTTCTTCGAAGTGTTCAAGCAATACGACGCCGACAACCTGCTGCTGGCTCAGGCTGGGGAGGAAGTCCTACGGGAAGAACTGGATATTCGCAGGCTGGAGCAGACACTGGAGCACATCAACCAGATGAATCTGGATGTGCATCAGATCAAACGTCCTACGCCGCTGGGGTTTCCCCTGCTGGTTGAGCGTATGCGCGAGAGCATGAGCTCAGAGAAACTTGCTGATCGGATCAGACGGATGGTCGGCGATCTGGAGCAATCTGCCGATAAGGGGCGTCGCGCATGA
- the pdeM gene encoding ligase-associated DNA damage response endonuclease PdeM has translation MNAPYPVRLAGEELWLLPEKALYWPAQQALLIADVHFGKAAAYRSLGQPVPQGTTASNIAVIDRLLAKLPCRQLIFLGDFLHGPGSHAVGTLNALAEWRARHIDLPMTLIRGNHDKRAGDPPASLNIRVVPEPLLLGPFALQHEPDLHPERHVLAGHVHPVYRLHGKGRQRLRLACFRLGERISLMPAFGAFTGGYPVEREDSCRIFVIGDDEIWPVS, from the coding sequence ATGAACGCGCCCTACCCTGTACGCCTGGCCGGTGAAGAACTGTGGCTGCTACCGGAAAAAGCTCTGTATTGGCCGGCGCAGCAGGCCCTGCTGATCGCCGACGTGCATTTCGGCAAGGCGGCCGCCTATCGCAGCCTCGGGCAGCCCGTCCCTCAAGGCACGACGGCGAGCAATATTGCGGTGATTGATCGATTGCTGGCGAAACTGCCCTGCCGGCAGCTGATATTCCTCGGTGACTTTCTGCATGGCCCCGGCTCCCACGCGGTTGGCACTCTGAACGCGCTGGCCGAATGGCGAGCGCGCCATATTGATCTGCCAATGACGCTGATTCGTGGCAATCACGACAAACGCGCTGGGGATCCTCCGGCGTCATTGAACATCCGCGTTGTGCCTGAACCGCTGCTACTCGGGCCGTTTGCCTTGCAGCACGAACCCGATCTGCATCCTGAACGGCACGTGCTCGCGGGGCATGTGCATCCGGTCTATCGATTGCACGGCAAGGGCCGGCAGCGTTTGCGGCTGGCATGTTTCAGATTAGGCGAGCGCATCAGCCTGATGCCCGCGTTTGGCGCGTTTACCGGTGGTTATCCGGTCGAGCGTGAAGACAGCTGCAGGATTTTCGTCATCGGCGATGACGAAATATGGCCAGTCAGTTGA
- the dcd gene encoding dCTP deaminase, whose amino-acid sequence MSIKSDKWIRRMAQEHGMIEPFVERQVRGSDDSRVISYGVSSYGYDVRCTNHFKVFTNINSSIVDPKNFDPGSFVDIHSDVCIIPPNSFALASTVEYFRIPRNVLTICLGKSTYARCGIIVNVTPLEPEWEGHVTLEFSNTTNLPAKIYANEGVAQMLFLESDEECEVSYKDRGGKYQGQRGVTLPRT is encoded by the coding sequence CGCAGGAACACGGCATGATCGAACCGTTCGTCGAGCGCCAGGTGCGCGGCAGCGACGACAGCCGAGTGATCTCCTACGGTGTGTCGAGCTACGGTTACGACGTGCGTTGCACCAACCACTTCAAGGTGTTCACCAACATCAACTCGTCGATCGTCGACCCGAAAAACTTCGACCCGGGCAGCTTCGTCGACATCCACAGCGACGTCTGCATCATCCCGCCAAACTCTTTCGCCCTGGCCAGCACCGTCGAGTACTTCCGTATTCCGCGCAACGTATTGACCATCTGCCTGGGTAAAAGCACCTACGCGCGCTGCGGCATCATCGTTAACGTGACGCCGCTCGAGCCTGAGTGGGAAGGTCACGTGACCCTGGAGTTCTCCAACACCACCAACCTGCCGGCGAAAATCTACGCCAACGAAGGTGTGGCGCAGATGCTTTTCCTTGAATCCGACGAGGAATGTGAAGTTTCCTACAAGGATCGCGGCGGCAAGTACCAGGGCCAGCGTGGCGTGACGCTGCCGCGTACCTGA
- a CDS encoding ATP-binding cassette domain-containing protein, which translates to MYKLTVEGLHKSYGDHQVLKGVSLKAKTGDVISLIGASGSGKSTFLRCINFLEQPNDGAMSLDGKAIRMVTDRHGMHVADADELQRLRTRLAMVFQHFNLWSHMTVLENITMAPRRVLGCSKQEADDRARRYLDKVGLPARVADQYPAFLSGGQQQRVAIARALAMEPEVMLFDEPTSALDPELVGEVLRVIQGLAEEGRTMIMVTHEMSFARKVSSQVLFLHQGLVEEEGAPEEVLGNPKSERLRQFLSGNLK; encoded by the coding sequence ATGTACAAACTGACCGTTGAAGGCCTGCACAAAAGCTATGGCGACCATCAGGTGCTCAAAGGCGTTTCGCTCAAGGCCAAGACCGGCGACGTGATCAGCCTGATCGGCGCCAGCGGCTCGGGCAAAAGCACCTTTTTGCGCTGCATCAACTTCCTAGAACAACCCAACGACGGCGCGATGAGCCTCGACGGCAAGGCAATCCGCATGGTTACCGACCGCCACGGCATGCACGTCGCCGACGCTGATGAACTGCAACGCCTGCGCACACGGCTGGCGATGGTGTTCCAGCACTTCAACCTGTGGAGCCACATGACCGTGCTGGAAAACATCACCATGGCCCCGCGCCGGGTGCTGGGTTGCAGCAAACAAGAGGCCGATGATCGTGCGCGGCGCTATCTGGACAAGGTCGGTTTGCCGGCGCGGGTGGCGGATCAATACCCGGCGTTCTTGTCCGGCGGCCAGCAACAGCGCGTGGCCATTGCCCGGGCGCTGGCGATGGAGCCAGAGGTGATGCTGTTTGACGAACCGACTTCGGCGCTCGATCCGGAACTGGTGGGTGAAGTGTTGCGGGTGATTCAAGGCCTGGCGGAAGAAGGCCGGACCATGATCATGGTGACTCACGAAATGAGCTTCGCCCGTAAAGTCTCCAGCCAGGTGCTATTCCTCCACCAAGGTCTGGTCGAGGAAGAAGGCGCACCAGAGGAAGTGCTCGGCAATCCGAAAAGCGAACGCCTGCGGCAGTTCCTCAGCGGCAACCTCAAGTAA